CATAGCGTCGCTACTCTTTAGAGTCTGGATGGGCTTTAATTTGGACTATTAAGCACTTTCCCTCAATTGACCAGACTGTTTCAGGACATTTCAGACAAAATCTACAGAATGAACGGACAAGATGACGTATTTTCTACTTCCTACGTCACACTTCATACTTTTTGGTGAGGAATCCTGACCGTAAATGTTGTTCCCACTCCTAGTTCACTTTCCAGCGTTATTTCTCCCTGGTGGAGTTCCAGACATTTTTTAACAACCGCTAATCCCAAACCTGTGCCCGTAATGTTGTCAACATTTTGACCGCGATAAAATGGCTCATAAATCTGCATTTTATCGTCGGGATGAATACCTATGCCTTTATCTTTAATTTGAAAAATAGTCGCCTCTGGCTCACAGCTTAAAATTAGATATATATCTCCCCCTCCAGGTGAGTACTTAATCGCATTTAATAGTAAATTACTTAGGATAGAATATAGTGATTTTTCATCCAGATTCACACGCACACATGAACCTTGCCTGATAAATTTAAGAGCATGATTTTTCATGCTAAAGAATTTAATGTCTTCAACTAAGTTAAGGCATAAAGACTCCACATCAAGAAGTTCAAGCTTATACTCTAATTTTCCAGCTTCAGCTCTACTTAGGGTTAATATATCAGTTAAAAGTTGATTCATCAACTTAGCAGAAGACTGAATTCGATAAAGATTTTTGAGATGACTGGCATCAACCAAATTTTGGAGAATTTCTCCCAACAACTGCGACGATACTAGGATGACACTTAAAGGGGTACGGAACTCATGAGAAACCATGGAGAAAAAGCGAAATTTTAGATCGCTCAATTCTTGCTCTTGAGCTAAAGTTTGTTGGAGAAATTCAAATTTCTGGCGTTGTGACCATTGATGAGAGAGTAGTAAATACACGCTAGAAATCACTGCAAAGCTTAAAACAGTTCCGAGAAATTCGATCAGTATTCTGTAATGCATACTGGAGCGGGATTGCTCAACCCCAATCCTGAGCCACCGTTCTTTTTCAGTTTTGAGTTCTGTCAGGATACTCTGAATTTCAGTTCGGAGTTTTACACTTTGTTCGGTAATCAGAGCTTGAGCCTGAGCCGCCGATTGATCTGTTTGATAGAGTGCGATCGATTGTCTGAACAACGCTAATCTTTGAGTAACTAGATCATTTAGTCTTGCCAATCGCTGTTGCTCAATGGGATTGTCGCTCATCTGTTGTTGAAGTGATTGAATCTCAGAGCGCATCTTGTCCACGGCAATTTGATGACGCTCTAATTCTTGCTGATGGCCTGAAATAATGTATCCCCGTCGTCCCGATTCTGCCACTGTCATAGAGGCATAAAAATCCGTCAACGTATTCAGCACTTCATAGGTATGCTGCACCCGATCAGCACTCTCAATTAGCTCCGTTGTATTGTTGTAAGAGGTGACACTGACCAGCCCCATGAGGAGCAGGGTTAAGCCAAATC
The Microcoleus sp. AS-A8 genome window above contains:
- a CDS encoding ATP-binding protein, whose product is MKWSLERKWIAGGFGLTLLLMGLVSVTSYNNTTELIESADRVQHTYEVLNTLTDFYASMTVAESGRRGYIISGHQQELERHQIAVDKMRSEIQSLQQQMSDNPIEQQRLARLNDLVTQRLALFRQSIALYQTDQSAAQAQALITEQSVKLRTEIQSILTELKTEKERWLRIGVEQSRSSMHYRILIEFLGTVLSFAVISSVYLLLSHQWSQRQKFEFLQQTLAQEQELSDLKFRFFSMVSHEFRTPLSVILVSSQLLGEILQNLVDASHLKNLYRIQSSAKLMNQLLTDILTLSRAEAGKLEYKLELLDVESLCLNLVEDIKFFSMKNHALKFIRQGSCVRVNLDEKSLYSILSNLLLNAIKYSPGGGDIYLILSCEPEATIFQIKDKGIGIHPDDKMQIYEPFYRGQNVDNITGTGLGLAVVKKCLELHQGEITLESELGVGTTFTVRIPHQKV